In a single window of the Drosophila miranda strain MSH22 chromosome XL, D.miranda_PacBio2.1, whole genome shotgun sequence genome:
- the LOC108157395 gene encoding LOW QUALITY PROTEIN: RNA polymerase II degradation factor 1 (The sequence of the model RefSeq protein was modified relative to this genomic sequence to represent the inferred CDS: deleted 2 bases in 1 codon), with product MSEAIIEEGNCKPNGNVINEAVVEVAPEPEPQPQTEQEKVANGTNQRESEIDSDTIDYIDATLKIVEAFESDASYATLEKSNVNLKDGKAKKKSVSFNPNDEKIRKFTTGEPIVDQKNPFRNGHIAGGGGGGGGREKKTPPPVPTKRSTLSVRKTVTQQLREREREREKEREREREREREQLKNETNARKKNGGIKGNPAGAEEYITTEEVLKQSKYVKTYIKNPDAYFVYDPTVLARLKCEEEQQREREREREREKEKEIPKRKQTGLNRSTRIRTAIRRSLPLRTTSSQPPTIPKDHEPPSTFTNTISSEEFQAYLERKGLALMPKRELATPSPSSTPLASASPSPSTLPRTPEERRKQVAESLAALRQSNTKKLSVLQRLSNSLFAPKRKTTPKPVMPLPRSVYGQEEYRKASAGDVPTEMRRILLERQSHQNQNQNPNQNQNGRLQNGQATAMRRSTEYTNGHAVQNGGASAPFQRTIERQSLIPRRVSPESHNPSRFNRSASMDRNQIRAQSQRQPSRLEAVGQRRSLASAYVSSPTEEHLKPVATSTPQRKTQESSNQQQPQQASGNQNDWEKLKAIKEVTDRQLYHKVLQQQQQQGQQQGQPQGQQQGQQQAQQQGQRQGQRQSQENIYEHLQPNQLHPVQQQFVRGSLQRNTFSGISGRNRQVMILDGTPIIPVQQIQQQQQQPQQQAPPARCQSVLDNMIRQASPGQIHARRGYESESEAAPSDGAAVVMRRSSSASSRRIGGLLTREEILEKVKEFCRKSISRTPLPAAKMQPIYETRSQRSPASGAAADTSPVSYASVETSHKRPASQLSAAARPQVPLRVQSLPQSRAFVPVAAGAGGATASPIYAHVNKRSSLLSNDSEQYLSSQQLQQLPQLMRLTPTEYVLVETGEGLQAAKLVDYHHNSLYMQPQFVARPAAGHGHGQGQGSYLLQDGRATPLILDRAPNGHQSQIYWTPQHHQQLQLQQQQQQQQQQQQHMIQQHLQQQHLQQQHLQQQRLLTMPLSPRGYPVPAPRVSMPMGAKGIVPAPRSLTLHRVQSRSSPQGRNASSDWELSSEAGEVRRIMEKNL from the exons ATGTCTGAGGCGATTATCGAGGAGGGAAATTGCAAACCAAATGGCAATGTAATCAACGAAGCCGTTGTTGAGGTCGCACCAGAGCCAGAACCACAACCACAGACAGAGCAAGAGAAAGTTGCAAACGGTACCAATCAGCGAGAATCAGAGATAGATAGCGATACGATCGACTATATCGATGCAACCCTGAAAATAGTGGAGGCCTTCGAGAGTGACGCGTCCTATGCCACACTGGAAAAGAGCAACGTCAACCTCAAGGACGGCAAGGCAAAAAAGAAATCGGTTAGCTTTAATCCGAACGACGAGAAGATACGAAAATTCACCACTGGAGAGCCCATCGTTGATCAAAAGAATCCCTTCCGGAATGGCCATATAGcgggtggaggaggaggaggaggaggcaggGAGAAGAAGACCCCACCGCCAGTGCCCACAAAGCGATCGACATTGAGCGTACGGAAGACGGTTACCCAACAGCTGCGCGAACGGGAACGAGAACGCGAAAAGGAACGAGAACGAGAGCgggagcgagagcgagagcagCTCAAGAACGAGACGAATGCGCGAAAGAAGAACGGAGGCATCAAAGGGAATCCCGCAGGTGCTGAGGAATACATAACCACCGAGGAAGTACTTAAGCAATCGAAATATGTAAAGACGTATATTAAGAACCCGGACGCCTACTTTGTCTACGATCCGACGGTGCTGGCCCGCCTCAAGtgcgaggaggagcagcagagagagagggaaagggagagggagagggagaaggaaAAGGAGATCCCCAAGCGAAAACAGACGGGCCTGAATCGCTCCACCCGAATACGAACAGCAATCAGGAGAAGCCTGCCCCTGAGGAC GACCAGCAGCCAGCCGCCTACGATCCCGAAGGATCACGAGCCACCCTCGACCTTCACGAACACCATCAGCTCTGAGGAGTTCCAGGCCTATCTGGAGCGCAAGGGTCTGGCGCTGATGCCCAAGCGAGAGCTGGCCACGCCCTCGCCCTCGTCGACGCCCTTGGCCTCGGCCTCGCCCTCGCCATCGACGCTGCCGAGGACACCGGAGGAGCGACGCAAGCAGGTGGCCGAGTCGCTGGCCGCCCTGCGCCAAAGCAACACCAAAAAGCTATCCGTTCTGCAGCGTCTCTCCAACAGTTTGTTTGCGCCCAAGCGCAAGACGACGCCCAAGCCGGTCATGCCCTTGCCGAGGTCCGTTTACGGGCAGGAGGAGTACCGGAAGGCCAGTGCCGGAGATGTGCCCACGGAGATGCGGCGCATTCTGCTAGAGCGGCAAAGCCACCAGAATCAAAACCAGAATCCGAATCAGAACCAGAACGGTCGTCTCCAGAACGGGCAGGCCACCGCCATGCGACGCTCCACCGAGTACACAAATGGCCATGCGGTCCAGAACGGAGGTGCCAGTGCTCCCTTCCAGCGCACTATCGAGCGGCAGAGCCTGATACCCAGACGCGTCTCGCCGGAGAGCCACAATCCCAGCCGTTTCAATCGCTCTGCGTCGATGGACAGAAACCAGATCCGGgcccagagccagaggcagCCCAGCCGACTGGAGGCAGTGGGCCAGCGTCGATCGCTGGCCTCCGCCTATGTGTCGTCACCTACCGAAGAGCATCTCAAGCCAGTGGCCACCTCTACGCCCCAGCGAAAGACCCAAGAGAGCAGcaatcagcagcagccgcagcaggcCAGCGGCAATCAGAACGACTGGGAGAAGCTGAAGGCCATCAAGGAGGTGACCGATCGTCAGCTCTACCACAAGgtgctacagcagcagcagcagcagggacAGCAGCAGGGACAGCCGCAGGGACAGCAGCAGGGACAACAGCAGGCACAGCAGCAGGGACAGCGGCAGGGACAGCGGCAGAGCCAAGAGAACATCTACGAGCACCTGCAACCGAATCAGTTGCATCCCGTCCAGCAGCAGTTTGTGAGGGGCTCGTTGCAGCGGAACACCTTCTCGGGGATCAGCGGCCGCAATCGGCAGGTGATGATCCTCGATGGAACACCAATAATCCCTGTCCAGCAgatacagcaacagcaacaacagccgcAACAGCAGGCGCCACCGGCACGCTGCCAGAGTGTCCTGGACAATATGATCCGTCAGGCGAGTCCCGGCCAGATCCACGCACGACGTGGCTACGAGAGCGAAAGCGAGGCGGCACCCAGCGATGGTGCGGCGGTGGTGATGCGTCGCTCGAGCAGTGCCTCGAGCCGCAGGATCGGGGGACTGCTCACCCGCGAGGAGATACTCGAAAAGGTCAAGGAGTTTTGCCGCAAATCGATCAGCCGCACCCCTCTGCCCGCGGCCAAGATGCAGCCCATCTACGAGACCCGGAGCCAGAGAAGCCCCGCTTCTGGCGCCGCTGCGGACACCTCACCCGTGTCGTACGCCTCTGTGGAGACCAGCCACAAGCGTCCCGCCTCACAGCTGAGTGCCGCCGCCCGGCCGCAGGTGCCACTCCGAGTGCAGAGCCTGCCCCAGTCGCGTGCCTTTGTGCCCGTTGCAGCCGGCGCCGGGGGGGCCACCGCCTCGCCCATTTACGCGCACGTGAACAAGCGCAGCAGCCTGCTGTCCAACGACTCGGAGCAGTATCTCTCCAGccagcagctacagcagctgcCGCAGCTGATGAGGCTTACCCCCACCGAGTACGTGCTGGTGGAGACGGGCGAGGGCCTGCAGGCCGCCAAGCTGGTGGACTACCACCACAACAGCCTATACATGCAGCCGCAGTTCGTGGCGCGTCCGGCTgccggccacggccacggccagggccagggctcTTATTTGCTGCAGGATGGTCGTGCCACGCCGTTGATACTGGATCGTGCCCCCAACGGACACCAGAGCCAGATCTATTGGACGCcacagcaccaccagcagctgcagctgcaacaacagcaacagcagcagcaacagcagcagcagcatatgATCCAACAGCACCTCCAGCAACAGCACCTCCAGCAACAGCACCTCCAGCAACAGCGGCTCCTGACGATGCCCCTGAGTCCGCGCGGATATCCGGTGCCAGCGCCACGCGTGAGCATGCCCATGGGTGCAAAGGGCATTGTGCCCGCTCCGAGGAGTCTCACACTGCACCGGGTACAGTCCAGGTCCAGTCCACAGGGGCGAAACGCCTCATCCGATTGGGAGCTGAGCTCGGAGGCGGGCGAAGTGCGGCGCATCATGGAAAAGAACTTATAA
- the LOC108157410 gene encoding uncharacterized protein LOC108157410 has translation MDEDSSSSSGSDKPKTHSKSTSTEDSLGVSTTSSTWTILPSDRIEMVLDNPNSNEEAKVPGESQCGDSDEKHENDRCNLAVVEDSQADDISDGISIISDCESTDRISPHPFLRDTLADLNFNELPNTPLRLSPRNIEGLPLTPPPPPPHRQRRHKHTETEPYVEPELNLLQQETKLETLYRMYPVMQNSLTAVFYVGATLAILGFIGKLQHPEWPGFGNDKPIAELERRLGELEMSNNLMRAEIDIMSKQLQYLSSGQGPAYAPDGYYNAYAQEQGGMENRQGKKYKKFKAWPGLGDSLEPLDITKEDLKKPHKCRDGQYVKFAAMCLESPLPAPESLVDEIGDAVHDVLQQSQAFRNFEKVTEKLGTLGTDGAEDEGDATSTNEAKAFHPDGRQQATGNGNGNLHKQPKPKVDRYNDKYSPNASKDRYNDKYNPNHSHEGKRDNGRGRSKEDHSKEYNNKRRHNDDPSRREREREREQRFNKNGKKQRHTSGERDESDGDGDGSGSGEWHGKLMQHREQSRHRHDQKRKDNNNWYIERGDGREQARSTEAGR, from the exons ATGGACGAGgacagtagcagcagcagcgggagcGACAAACCCAAAACCCACTCGAAGTCAACATCCACCGAGGACTCGCTCGGCGTCAGCACAACATCATCCACATGGACCATTCTACCATCGGACAGGATCGAGATGGTGTTGGACAATCCCAACAGCAACGAAGAGGCCAAAGTCCCAGGGGAGTCCCAGTGCGGCGACTCCGACGAAAAGCATGAAAACGACAG ATGCAACCTGGCCGTGGTGGAGGACTCCCAGGCGGATGACATTTCCGATGGCATTTCCATCATCAGCGACTGCGAGAGCACCGATCGCATTTCACCCCATCCCTTTCTGCGCGACACCCTGGCCGACCTGAACTTCAACGAGCTACCCAACACCCCCCTGCGGCTTAGTCCCAGAAATATAGAAGGATTGCCGCTgacgccgccgccaccgccgccgcacAGGCAGCGACGCCACAAGCATACCGAAACGGAGCCGTATGTGGAGCCAGAGTTGAATTTATTGCAGCAAGAAACGAAGCTTGAGACCCTATATCGTATGTATCCGGTTATGCAGAACAGCCTTACGGCCGTCTTCTATGTGGGCGCCACTCTGGCCATACTGGGCTTCATCGGGAAGCTACAGCATCCCGAGTGGCCGGGTTTTGGCAACGACAAGCCCATAGCCGAGCTGGAGCGCCGATTGGGGGAGCTGGAGATGTCAAACAACCTGATGCGAGCCGAGATCGACATAATGTCCAAGCAACTGCAGTACCTAAGCTCCGGACAGGGTCCAGCCTATGCCCCAGATGGATACTACAATGCCTATGCCCAGGAGCAAGGGGGAATGGAAAATCGCCAAGGCAAAAAGTACAAGAAGTTCAAGGCCTGGCCCGGACTCGGCGACTCACTGGAACCGTTGGACATAACAAAGGAGGACCTCAAGAAGCCCCACAAATGCCGCGATGGCCAGTACGTAAAGTTTGCCGCCATGTGCTTGGAAAGCCCGCTACCGGCTCCCGAATCTCTGGTAGATGAGATCGGTGATGCTGTCCACGATGTGCTGCAACAGTCTCAAGCCTTTCGTAACTTTGAAAAGGTCACCGAGAAACTAGGCACATTAGGCACTGACGGCGCCGAGGACGAGGGCGACGCCACTAGCACAAACGAAGCAAAGGCTTTCCATCCAGATGGTAGACAACAGGCAACAGGCAATGGCAACGGCAATCTCCATAAACAACCCAAGCCGAAGGTGGATCGATACAATGACAAGTACTCGCCGAATGCCTCCAAGGATCGGTACAACGATAAATACAATCCGAATCACTCGCACGAAGGCAAGCGGGATAATGGTCGCGGCAGGAGCAAGGAGGACCATTCGAAGGAGTACAACAACAAGCGGCGTCACAACGACGATCCATCCAGGCGCGAGCGGGAGCGGGAACGAGAGCAGCGCTTCAACAAGAACGGCAAGAAGCAGCGCCACACTAGCGGCGAGCGGGACGAgagcgatggcgatggcgatggcagcggcagtggcgaATGGCACGGGAAATTGATGCAGCATCGCGAGCAGAGTCGCCACAGACACGACCAGAAGCGCAAGGACAACAACAACTGGTACATTGAGCGCGGCGATGGCCGCGAGCAGGCGCGCTCCACCGAAGCAGGACGCTGA